A genome region from Triticum aestivum cultivar Chinese Spring chromosome 2B, IWGSC CS RefSeq v2.1, whole genome shotgun sequence includes the following:
- the LOC123039539 gene encoding protein COFACTOR ASSEMBLY OF COMPLEX C SUBUNIT B CCB4, chloroplastic-like — MTMGLTLTASSSIDMVAYSDVDWAGCPDTHRSMSGYCVYLGPSLISWSSKRQPIVSRSSAEAEYRAVANTVADCSWLRQLLQELLCVVPKATIVYCDNISAVYLSANPVHHRRTEHIQLDIHFIREQVALRKTSRGRSTLYLYMYIMHTINELSMHAIPSFQLTRSKDTLVRALPILIGGASLLDVLLNRVVSGIAAVSDASSSQSRANILTLALFVTDILAGLVWLSIRPKTISSVAPRGVDCKRVDEDVSSSALRELLWTWDSPMVATCCKSLVVVYGGNCKLQIGVAAASPEDGNVVDVDAQKFMQGSLYKSAMESKKQSYLANLALYPGRTELPFLPNNTQALILQPIGDKGIAVIGGDTTRAFTNLDQAWIAMIADKLDATLSKP, encoded by the exons ATGACCatgggactcaccctgacggctTCCTCCTCCATCGACATGGTTGCCTACTCCGACGTTGATTGGGCTGGCTGCCCGGACACGCACCGCTCTATGTCTGGCTATTGTGTCTACCTCGGGCCTTCGCTCATAtcatggtcgtccaagcggcagcccatAGTCTCTCGCTCGAGTGCCGAGGCGGAATATCGGGCAGTGGCTAACACCGTTGCTGACTGCTCTTGGCTCCGTCAGcttctccaggagttgctttgtgtggTCCCCAAGGCCACGATCGTCTATTGTGACAACATCTCcgccgtctacctctccgccaaccccgtccACCATCGTCGTACGGAGCATATTCAGCTCGACATTCACTTCATACGTGAGCAGGTGGCTCTCAGGAAG ACAAGTAGAGGCCGGTCCACCTTGTACCTATATATGTACATCATGCACACGATCAATGAATTATCGATGCATGCAATCCCTTCTTTCCAACTAACACGGAGCAAAGACACGCTCGTCCGCGCCCTCCCCATCCTCATCGGTGGCGCGTCACTCCTCGATGTCCTCCTCAACCGTGTCGTTTCCGGCATCGCCGCCGTCTCCGACGCCTCCAG TTCGCAGTCGAGGGCCAACATACTCACCTTGGCGCTCTTTGTAACTGATATCCTGGCCGGCCTTGTTTGGCTGTCAATCCGCCCGAAAACCATTTCTTCG GTCGCTCCTCGAGGTGTCGATTGTAAGCGAGTAGATGAGGATGTATCAAGTTCTGCTCTTCGTGAACTACTTTG GACATGGGATTCCCCGATGGTTGCAACTTGTTGCAAATCATTGGTTGTTGTGTATGGAGGTAATTGCAAACTTCAAATTGGGGTTGCTGCTGCCTCTCCAGAAGATGGTAATGTTGTTGATGTGGATGCACAGAAGTTCATGCAAGGTTCCCTTTACAAGAGTGCCATGGAATCCAAGAAAC AATCTTATCTAGCAAATCTTGCTTTGTATCCTGGAAGGACTGAGCTACCATTTCTGCCAAATAACACACAG GCCCTAATATTGCAGCCAATTGGTGATAAAGGAATTGCAGTTATTGGTGGTGACACTACAAGGGCGTTCACTAATCTTGATCAG GCATGGATTGCTATGATTGCAGACAAGTTGGATGCTACATTGTCAAAGCCTTAA